The following are encoded together in the Candidatus Methylomirabilis oxygeniifera genome:
- a CDS encoding RNA polymerase sigma factor whiG (modular protein), which yields MEITREDWKAYRQTKDPGLRDRLITANISLVRQVAGRLSLQLPSCVELDDLESAGAVGLVSAVEHYDPDQPSEFATYAQYRIRGAILDDLRAQDFAPRSLRAKAREIQQTLVRLEVDLGREPSDDEVAAALGMDRETYWRTLGEIRGMVLVSLDEPGVEADGTESDRLIWELPDRAGRDPSTEAARRERVRLLGGIIEALPAQERLVLTLYYFEELTMKEIGRVLEVSESRVSQIHTSAILRMRARLLQIKLHRDDLIAEESATFTLRELVLAVLLSVGVLVGGCASPAAPPALQPVVISREGRTAVLPARVSVEDRPLVEEVARLFVLELSHAGIDARGPDWVREEARSRGWDWLADQRLSRGDSALNAQHSTLDMGGVNWEALGVRRVMMVNLYGVDQHWEGTVRVTRVGVEARLIALPSGALLWAGKIAPGSAGTVGWSFEHATRMAVRRLVESFR from the coding sequence ATGGAGATCACGCGGGAAGACTGGAAAGCCTACCGACAGACGAAGGACCCCGGGCTGAGAGATCGGTTGATTACGGCGAACATCTCCCTTGTGCGCCAGGTCGCCGGGCGGCTCTCGTTGCAACTGCCGTCGTGTGTCGAGTTGGACGATCTGGAGAGTGCCGGTGCGGTGGGTCTGGTGAGCGCCGTCGAGCACTATGACCCGGATCAGCCGTCGGAGTTCGCGACCTATGCCCAATACCGGATCCGCGGCGCTATTCTGGATGATCTCAGAGCGCAGGATTTTGCGCCACGTTCACTCCGAGCGAAGGCGCGGGAGATCCAGCAGACGCTGGTGCGGCTGGAGGTCGACCTCGGACGGGAGCCCAGCGATGACGAGGTTGCTGCGGCGCTCGGCATGGATCGGGAGACCTACTGGCGCACGCTTGGCGAGATCAGGGGGATGGTGTTGGTGTCGCTCGATGAGCCCGGCGTTGAGGCCGACGGTACGGAGAGCGACCGGCTTATATGGGAGCTGCCGGACCGGGCTGGTCGAGATCCGTCTACTGAAGCGGCCCGTAGGGAGCGGGTCCGACTCCTCGGCGGAATTATCGAGGCGTTGCCGGCTCAAGAGCGGCTGGTGCTCACCTTATACTACTTTGAGGAACTGACCATGAAAGAGATCGGCCGGGTGCTGGAGGTCTCGGAATCACGCGTCTCACAGATCCATACCTCGGCCATTCTTCGAATGCGGGCCAGACTTCTTCAGATCAAGCTCCACCGGGACGACCTCATCGCAGAAGAGAGCGCAACCTTCACCCTTCGCGAGCTGGTGTTGGCCGTTCTCCTGAGCGTGGGTGTGTTGGTCGGAGGATGCGCATCGCCGGCTGCTCCGCCCGCACTCCAGCCGGTTGTCATCTCCAGGGAGGGTCGGACCGCAGTCCTGCCGGCGCGCGTGTCCGTTGAGGATCGACCGTTGGTCGAGGAGGTGGCCAGGCTCTTTGTCCTTGAGCTGTCGCACGCCGGGATCGACGCGCGGGGACCCGATTGGGTACGGGAGGAGGCTCGATCGCGCGGCTGGGATTGGCTCGCCGACCAACGGCTTTCACGCGGCGACTCAGCACTCAACGCTCAGCACTCAACACTCGATATGGGCGGGGTCAATTGGGAAGCGCTTGGGGTACGGCGGGTCATGATGGTCAATCTATATGGCGTGGATCAGCATTGGGAGGGAACGGTCAGGGTGACGAGAGTCGGGGTAGAGGCGAGGCTCATCGCCCTGCCGTCCGGAGCGCTGCTGTGGGCCGGGAAGATCGCGCCGGGGAGCGCCGGGACGGTCGGATGGTCATTTGAGCACGCCACCCGTATGGCGGTACGGAGGCTGGTGGAGAGTTTTCGATGA
- a CDS encoding protein of unknown function (Evidence 5 : No homology to any previously reported sequences) has translation MSDWSASIVKDVDTFFVDLGVQEGAMIAALIVSLVSLCLVFVLLRRRPQGTTPQPSGNDVEPSEEVAQRVSDVAAAQAELRELVREFSVLAAQVLRTVDRNQALPRLPEAGGAALQLLDLGLTPAEAARATGMTMGEVALLMNLRKVKASTLHLPEMSSIGAEESADEVIGGNGKSNGRPIEGHGDGRQVG, from the coding sequence ATGAGCGATTGGAGTGCGTCAATCGTCAAGGACGTGGATACCTTTTTTGTCGATCTCGGAGTACAAGAGGGTGCCATGATCGCTGCGCTGATCGTGTCGTTGGTGAGCCTTTGTCTGGTGTTTGTCCTGTTGAGAAGACGGCCCCAAGGGACGACACCACAGCCGTCGGGAAACGACGTCGAGCCATCCGAAGAGGTGGCGCAACGCGTAAGCGACGTGGCGGCGGCCCAGGCGGAGCTTCGAGAACTTGTTCGGGAGTTTTCAGTGCTGGCGGCGCAGGTACTGCGAACGGTCGACCGAAATCAGGCGCTGCCAAGGCTGCCTGAGGCGGGCGGGGCGGCCCTTCAGCTTCTTGACCTCGGGCTGACACCAGCCGAAGCGGCTCGGGCGACCGGGATGACTATGGGGGAGGTGGCGCTGCTCATGAATCTCCGGAAGGTCAAAGCGTCGACGCTTCACCTCCCAGAGATGTCGTCGATCGGAGCAGAGGAGTCGGCGGATGAGGTGATCGGCGGAAACGGCAAGAGTAACGGCCGACCGATCGAGGGACACGGGGATGGACGTCAAGTGGGCTGA
- a CDS encoding putative Flagellar biosynthesis protein flhF (Flagella-associated GTP-binding protein) (Evidence 3 : Function proposed based on presence of conserved amino acid motif, structural feature or limited homology), producing the protein MHLKRFRAATMDDALRQIGEELGPEAVILHTKSIPLAGAMPFAKRQGVEVVAALDGDPPAQNPPSPPFVKGGMGGLQRSEARMSGGNLPDSSIDLGALQRELEQVKGMVSGLYGRGHLPPDLPQSLGRIYWALLSQEVEEGVARRWVVSVRDRLREAASPDSTPVSALLAEVLAREIVGLPVPKAGNGRRVVALVGPTGVGKTTTIAKLAAGCRFREGKRVALITTDTYRIAGAQQLKNYAELIGLPYCVAPLPADLKRALAGDRDADVIFIDTVGRSARRKDQLEELATYAGSDDGYEVHLVLSATTKRADLLQAVEAYRPLGFSSIIATKLDETATVGPVCEAALTAAVPISYLTTGQEVPDDIEEAQPLRLAWRLVGESEGGKER; encoded by the coding sequence ATGCATCTTAAGCGATTCCGCGCGGCGACCATGGATGACGCGTTGCGGCAGATCGGGGAAGAGTTAGGTCCTGAGGCCGTGATTCTGCACACCAAGAGTATTCCGCTTGCCGGTGCCATGCCGTTTGCGAAGCGGCAGGGTGTGGAGGTCGTGGCAGCGCTGGACGGTGATCCGCCGGCCCAAAATCCCCCCTCGCCCCCCTTTGTTAAAGGGGGGATGGGGGGACTTCAGAGATCCGAGGCGCGAATGTCTGGGGGGAATTTGCCCGATTCCTCAATCGATCTGGGAGCGTTGCAACGGGAGCTTGAGCAGGTCAAAGGGATGGTGTCCGGTCTGTACGGGCGAGGGCACCTGCCGCCCGATCTGCCCCAGTCGCTCGGCCGGATCTACTGGGCGCTGCTCTCCCAGGAGGTGGAAGAGGGCGTAGCCCGTCGGTGGGTGGTCTCCGTGCGGGACAGACTTCGAGAGGCGGCATCACCCGATTCGACGCCGGTATCGGCGTTGCTCGCCGAGGTGTTGGCTCGTGAGATCGTCGGGCTGCCCGTTCCCAAGGCCGGAAATGGGCGACGGGTCGTGGCGCTGGTCGGGCCGACGGGCGTCGGCAAGACGACGACCATCGCAAAGCTGGCGGCCGGGTGTCGTTTCCGCGAGGGAAAAAGAGTTGCGCTGATTACTACCGACACGTATCGGATCGCCGGCGCCCAGCAACTGAAGAACTACGCCGAACTGATCGGACTGCCCTATTGTGTGGCGCCGCTTCCGGCGGACCTGAAGCGGGCGCTTGCGGGCGATCGGGACGCCGATGTGATCTTCATTGATACGGTCGGACGGAGTGCGAGGCGGAAGGATCAATTGGAGGAGTTGGCGACCTATGCCGGCAGCGACGACGGATACGAGGTGCACCTGGTGTTGAGCGCAACGACCAAGCGGGCTGACCTGTTGCAGGCCGTCGAGGCGTACAGGCCGCTGGGCTTCAGTTCCATTATCGCCACCAAACTCGATGAAACCGCTACCGTGGGGCCGGTGTGCGAGGCCGCACTGACGGCTGCTGTTCCCATTTCATATCTGACAACGGGTCAGGAAGTTCCGGACGACATCGAAGAGGCGCAGCCGTTACGGCTGGCGTGGCGTCTGGTCGGTGAGTCAGAGGGCGGGAAGGAGAGATGA
- a CDS encoding putative Flagellar biosynthetic protein fliR (Evidence 3 : Function proposed based on presence of conserved amino acid motif, structural feature or limited homology): protein MDTVVLSAWSSPLFLLILFRLGGLFLTAPIFAGSHLPIPFKIGLALSLTVSLYPLLGKSALLARGMEPFSLALSIVGEVAVGVVIGLAARLLFVGVSLAGELAGVQMGLGIANVVDPQFPQQASIVAQFLELMTILTFLTLHGHHAFLEAVWASFESIPLGTFSGAAAAGAASVLVALFGKSLVLALRLSSPIMVAVLITNVAMGLLARVAPQLNFFAFGLSVTFIVGLLVLLVSLPLLTHLIGVSTGQVRLELFTLLRSLSYAVR from the coding sequence GTGGATACGGTGGTGCTGTCCGCCTGGAGTTCACCGTTATTTCTGCTGATCCTCTTTCGTCTTGGGGGCTTGTTCCTGACCGCGCCGATCTTTGCGGGCAGTCATCTTCCTATTCCCTTCAAGATCGGCCTGGCGCTCAGCCTCACCGTCAGTCTCTACCCGTTGCTCGGCAAGAGCGCTCTTCTCGCACGCGGCATGGAGCCGTTCTCGTTGGCGCTGAGTATCGTGGGAGAGGTGGCGGTCGGAGTGGTGATCGGACTGGCTGCGCGACTGTTATTCGTCGGCGTCAGCCTTGCGGGGGAGCTTGCCGGGGTACAGATGGGCCTGGGGATCGCGAACGTCGTCGATCCGCAGTTCCCGCAACAAGCCTCGATAGTGGCGCAGTTTCTGGAACTCATGACCATTCTCACGTTTCTGACGCTCCATGGACACCACGCCTTCCTGGAGGCGGTCTGGGCAAGCTTTGAATCGATTCCACTCGGAACGTTCTCCGGAGCGGCGGCTGCGGGGGCAGCCTCGGTCCTGGTCGCCCTTTTCGGTAAGAGCCTGGTCCTGGCTCTCAGGCTCTCCTCTCCGATCATGGTGGCGGTACTGATTACGAATGTTGCCATGGGGTTGCTGGCGCGGGTGGCGCCGCAGTTGAACTTTTTTGCCTTCGGCCTCTCTGTGACCTTCATCGTCGGCTTACTGGTCCTGCTGGTCTCCTTGCCGCTTCTTACCCACCTGATCGGGGTGAGCACCGGCCAGGTTCGTCTGGAACTGTTTACGCTGCTGCGGAGTCTCTCATATGCCGTCAGATGA
- the flhA gene encoding Flagellar biosynthesis protein flhA (Evidence 2b : Function of strongly homologous gene; Product type t : transporter), which produces MKTTQTTPLASLLQGDVLVALASIGILLAMLAPIPPLLLDLLLAANITIALLIFVISLYILRPLDLSVFPSLLLVLTLFRLSLNVASTRLVLLHGNEGTAAAGRIINAFGSFVVGGSYIVGAVVFAILAVIQFMVITKGSGRIAEVSARFTLDAMPGKQLSIDAELNAGLINEQEARARRSEIAREADFYGAMDGASKFVRGDAIAGMIIIAINILGGLAIGVLQNGMDLMEAVQTYTLLTVGDGLVAQIPALAISTAAGIVMTRAASEAELSATLGRQILFYPKPLGITAGVLLFVGLIPGMPFFPFFMVAAVIGTVAYSRVKTGPSGGGRKTGEEGEDIPLAPSGPEKVETLLPLDLLTLEVGYGLIPLVDASQGGDLLERIKLIRRQFALDMGFVVPPVRIRDNLSLRPNSYSVKMKGVEVAQGEVLVGHFLAMDPGTAQEPVDGIETQEPTFGLPARWINAALKERAQVLGYTVVDPSSVVATHLSEVIRREARELVGRQEVQALLDHLKQTHPALVDGIIPAQLSLGAVQRVLQGLLMEGVSIRDLPTILEALADYVPYTKDPILLTEHARQALAKSICRSLMAPDGGLAVLTLGPSVEQTLAEAIIQNDQESYLALEPRLAQKVVEAVAKGVEQCLPLLGQPVFLCTAAVRPHLRRLIERYLPQVTVLSYNEIGPRVSVKVLRTVELSDAS; this is translated from the coding sequence ATGAAAACGACCCAGACTACGCCTCTTGCATCATTGCTGCAGGGTGATGTCCTGGTGGCGCTGGCCAGCATCGGTATCCTCCTCGCGATGTTGGCGCCGATCCCGCCGCTTCTTCTCGACCTATTGCTCGCTGCCAACATCACGATCGCGCTCTTGATCTTCGTGATCTCACTGTACATCCTTCGCCCTCTCGATCTCTCGGTCTTTCCATCGCTGCTGTTGGTGCTGACGTTGTTCCGCCTTTCGTTGAACGTGGCCTCAACGCGCCTGGTCCTGCTACACGGTAACGAGGGCACCGCAGCAGCGGGTCGTATCATCAATGCGTTCGGGAGTTTCGTGGTGGGCGGCAGCTACATCGTGGGCGCTGTCGTATTCGCCATTCTGGCGGTGATCCAGTTTATGGTCATTACCAAGGGCTCAGGGCGGATCGCCGAGGTGTCCGCTCGCTTTACCCTCGACGCGATGCCCGGGAAACAACTCTCAATCGATGCCGAGTTGAACGCCGGGTTGATCAACGAGCAGGAGGCCAGGGCTCGCAGGTCGGAAATCGCGAGGGAGGCCGACTTCTATGGGGCGATGGACGGCGCCAGTAAGTTCGTCCGGGGCGATGCGATTGCCGGAATGATCATTATCGCCATCAACATTCTGGGGGGACTCGCCATCGGCGTGCTTCAAAACGGGATGGATCTGATGGAGGCGGTGCAAACCTACACGCTTCTCACTGTCGGCGACGGTCTGGTGGCGCAGATTCCGGCCCTGGCTATTTCCACGGCGGCCGGCATCGTGATGACGAGGGCGGCATCGGAGGCAGAGCTCAGCGCCACTCTTGGCCGCCAGATACTCTTCTACCCGAAACCGCTCGGCATCACGGCGGGCGTGCTCCTGTTTGTCGGGTTGATTCCTGGCATGCCGTTCTTTCCGTTCTTCATGGTAGCGGCCGTCATCGGTACGGTGGCATATTCCAGGGTCAAGACCGGGCCGTCAGGAGGTGGGCGAAAGACCGGGGAGGAGGGAGAGGATATTCCGTTGGCGCCCTCCGGTCCGGAAAAGGTGGAGACGCTCCTGCCGCTGGATCTGTTGACGTTGGAGGTAGGGTACGGTCTGATCCCGCTGGTGGACGCAAGTCAAGGTGGGGACCTCCTGGAACGGATCAAGCTGATCCGACGCCAATTCGCCCTCGATATGGGGTTTGTGGTCCCGCCCGTCAGAATCCGGGACAACCTCTCGCTCAGGCCCAACAGCTACAGTGTCAAGATGAAAGGCGTGGAGGTCGCCCAGGGAGAGGTCCTGGTGGGGCACTTTCTGGCTATGGATCCTGGGACGGCTCAGGAGCCGGTGGATGGGATTGAGACCCAGGAGCCGACCTTTGGTCTGCCGGCACGGTGGATCAATGCGGCGTTGAAGGAGCGCGCGCAGGTCCTTGGCTATACCGTCGTCGATCCCTCGTCAGTCGTGGCGACTCATCTGTCGGAGGTTATACGGCGAGAGGCGCGGGAGCTGGTGGGTCGGCAGGAGGTGCAGGCGCTCCTCGACCACCTGAAGCAAACCCATCCCGCGTTGGTAGACGGGATCATTCCGGCTCAGCTCTCTTTGGGCGCAGTACAGCGGGTATTGCAGGGGCTGCTGATGGAGGGGGTCTCGATCAGGGACCTCCCGACGATCCTCGAGGCGCTGGCCGATTATGTGCCGTATACCAAAGATCCGATCTTGCTGACCGAGCATGCGCGGCAGGCGCTGGCCAAATCGATCTGCCGATCGCTCATGGCGCCTGATGGAGGACTGGCGGTGCTGACGCTCGGACCGTCTGTGGAACAGACGTTGGCGGAAGCGATCATACAGAATGATCAGGAGAGCTACCTGGCGCTGGAGCCCAGGCTTGCGCAGAAGGTGGTCGAAGCCGTTGCGAAGGGGGTGGAGCAGTGTCTGCCGCTCTTGGGACAGCCGGTCTTCCTCTGCACCGCTGCGGTCCGCCCGCATCTGCGACGCCTGATCGAACGGTATCTGCCGCAGGTGACGGTGCTGTCGTATAACGAGATCGGACCTCGCGTGTCGGTGAAGGTCCTCAGGACGGTGGAGCTCAGCGATGCATCTTAA
- a CDS encoding Cobyrinic acid a,c-diamide synthase, with translation MRQMQDQASKLRGSAIATERGLRTIAITSGKGGVGKTSLAVNLGLLLAGEGHRVALLDGDMGLANVDVLLGLAPKFTLRHVVEGQKELHDIMLRGPNGLYVIPASRGVEAMANLAPADQARLLGRLGQLEGLVDILLLDTAAGISPNVLSLILAADEAIVVTVPEPTAITDAYAVIKVLSRHRADPRAGILINMVEGASQAEELFEQLQRVIRHFLKVEVGFVGHVLRDECVGRAVCEQKPFSVCFPYAKASRSLVDLAKTLTTSSGRAPQSEPFWDRIMYWTSQL, from the coding sequence ATGAGACAGATGCAGGATCAGGCATCGAAGCTCCGCGGCAGCGCGATCGCGACCGAACGAGGGCTCCGGACGATTGCGATCACCAGCGGGAAGGGAGGCGTCGGCAAGACGTCGTTGGCCGTGAATCTCGGCCTGTTACTGGCCGGGGAAGGCCACCGCGTAGCCCTCCTCGACGGCGATATGGGTCTTGCGAACGTCGATGTGCTGTTGGGGCTGGCGCCGAAGTTTACGCTTCGTCATGTCGTCGAAGGACAGAAGGAGCTTCACGACATCATGCTCCGAGGGCCCAATGGCCTGTACGTCATCCCGGCGAGCCGAGGGGTCGAAGCGATGGCCAACCTCGCGCCTGCGGACCAGGCCAGGCTGCTTGGGCGGCTGGGACAACTGGAGGGATTGGTCGATATCCTGCTGCTGGATACCGCGGCCGGAATCTCGCCCAACGTCCTCAGTCTGATCCTGGCGGCCGACGAGGCGATCGTCGTCACCGTCCCGGAGCCCACCGCCATCACCGATGCCTACGCGGTGATCAAGGTTCTGTCGCGCCATCGCGCCGATCCGCGTGCGGGGATCCTGATCAACATGGTGGAAGGGGCCTCTCAAGCCGAAGAGCTGTTCGAACAGTTGCAGCGGGTGATCCGGCACTTCCTGAAGGTGGAGGTCGGGTTTGTGGGCCATGTGCTTCGGGATGAGTGCGTTGGACGCGCAGTCTGCGAGCAGAAGCCGTTCTCGGTCTGCTTCCCATACGCGAAAGCCTCGCGCTCGCTTGTCGATCTGGCAAAGACGCTCACGACGTCGAGCGGTCGGGCCCCGCAATCGGAGCCCTTCTGGGATCGAATAATGTACTGGACGTCGCAACTGTAA
- the fliP gene encoding Flagellar transport protein FliP (Evidence 2b : Function of strongly homologous gene; PubMedId : 10564516, 8282695; Product type t : transporter), translating to MMGIGTFVAASPLAVGPSFVPIPQLPLVAGGAGSAEPTVAVQLVILLTLLAMAPALVIMLTSFSRIIIVLSFLRTAMGTQQMPPNQVLIGLTLFLTFFVMAPVGEQINREALQPYLSRQLAQEAALERALQPLRTFMFKQTRERDLALMVHLARLERPKDRAAVPTHVLVPAYAISELRTAFQIGFVLFIPFLVIDMVVSSVLISMGMLFLPPPVISFPFKLLLFVLADGWHLVVRSLVIGFQ from the coding sequence ATGATGGGGATCGGAACATTCGTCGCGGCGTCTCCGCTCGCCGTAGGACCATCGTTTGTCCCCATTCCGCAACTGCCATTGGTCGCGGGCGGGGCAGGAAGCGCAGAGCCGACGGTAGCGGTGCAGCTCGTTATCCTGCTGACGCTGTTGGCCATGGCGCCTGCGCTCGTGATCATGCTGACCTCGTTCTCCAGGATCATCATCGTGCTGTCCTTCCTGAGAACGGCAATGGGGACCCAGCAAATGCCGCCCAACCAGGTCTTGATCGGGCTCACACTGTTCCTCACTTTCTTTGTTATGGCGCCGGTGGGCGAGCAGATCAATCGGGAAGCTCTCCAACCCTACCTGAGCCGGCAACTTGCCCAGGAGGCGGCGCTGGAGCGCGCGCTCCAGCCGCTCCGGACGTTCATGTTCAAGCAGACGCGGGAGCGGGACCTGGCCCTTATGGTCCACTTGGCACGGCTGGAGCGACCGAAAGACCGCGCAGCGGTCCCGACCCACGTGCTGGTCCCGGCCTACGCCATCAGCGAATTGCGGACCGCCTTTCAGATCGGATTTGTCCTGTTCATCCCCTTTCTTGTGATCGACATGGTTGTCTCGAGCGTACTCATCTCGATGGGAATGCTGTTTCTGCCGCCCCCGGTCATCTCGTTTCCATTCAAGCTGTTGCTGTTCGTCCTCGCTGATGGGTGGCATCTGGTGGTGCGCTCGTTGGTGATAGGGTTCCAGTGA
- a CDS encoding protein of unknown function (Evidence 5 : No homology to any previously reported sequences) — protein MDVKWAERHAGVASATGHRGTPDQAKEESSTPTFPRLLTEVSHQLRTTANAPGIAAENNAQAIRIVRTGDTLSHLVQATLRETGKSAGADTLYRAVGIVAKANRLADPDRIRPGQAIDLSAVIPGAKPSEQNVGFRHDDTVAGVSESTVGIPHGLKAFMRSFAGRFTSSFGPRTDPVTGLRAFHAGVDIRMPTGSLIYPAAPGRVIFSGRTLGYGNLIVLAHADGFTTSYGHNASNLIPAGVVVDREMPIAIVGATGKATGTHLHFEVRKDGHPIDPDLRSAELGDRSGEQDL, from the coding sequence ATGGACGTCAAGTGGGCTGAGCGCCACGCGGGGGTGGCGAGTGCGACCGGCCATCGTGGGACGCCGGATCAGGCGAAGGAGGAATCGAGTACGCCGACGTTTCCGCGTCTTCTGACAGAGGTGAGCCATCAGTTGCGCACGACTGCGAATGCGCCCGGTATTGCTGCGGAGAATAACGCGCAGGCCATCCGCATAGTCCGCACAGGCGATACGCTATCCCACCTGGTTCAGGCGACGCTGCGGGAAACCGGCAAATCGGCAGGTGCCGATACCCTCTACCGCGCCGTCGGCATCGTCGCGAAGGCCAATCGGCTTGCGGATCCGGATCGCATCCGTCCCGGCCAGGCCATCGATCTGTCCGCCGTCATCCCCGGCGCGAAGCCGAGCGAACAGAATGTCGGGTTCCGCCACGATGACACGGTTGCGGGAGTAAGCGAGTCTACTGTCGGCATTCCGCATGGCCTGAAGGCCTTCATGCGTTCGTTTGCGGGCCGATTCACCTCCTCGTTCGGCCCTCGAACCGATCCGGTGACAGGGTTGAGAGCCTTTCATGCCGGCGTAGACATCAGGATGCCGACCGGATCGCTCATCTATCCGGCGGCGCCTGGCCGGGTCATCTTCAGTGGTCGCACCCTCGGCTACGGCAATCTGATCGTGCTGGCGCACGCAGACGGGTTTACGACCTCGTATGGCCACAACGCGTCCAACCTGATTCCGGCTGGGGTTGTTGTGGACCGGGAGATGCCCATTGCAATCGTTGGCGCCACAGGAAAGGCGACGGGGACACACTTGCACTTTGAGGTTCGAAAAGACGGCCACCCTATCGATCCGGACCTAAGAAGTGCGGAGTTGGGAGATCGAAGTGGAGAGCAAGATCTGTAA
- the flhB gene encoding Flagellar biosynthetic protein FlhB (Evidence 2b : Function of strongly homologous gene; PubMedId : 10564516, 8002587; Product type t : transporter) → MPSDDAKDRTESATSKRRQEARGRGQVARSQDLNAALLMLSGILTFYVLGGSLVADLVGLMRFYFGQGLGGELTVPRVQQTMFSASLRMATMLAPLMGTLVVVAYVSSVAQVGFLTNSSALSLKWERLNPATGFKRLFAPGRTLIETIKSILKFALVGFLVYRTLSGHLSEIPLLMDMTPMQTLTWLGQICFQLALRVGLAFLTLAALDYGWQRWQFEKSIRMTKEEVKEEMKQTEGDPAVKGRIKGLQRQAAMHRMMTDVPKADVVIVNPIHFAVAMRYDSTSMEAPTVVAKGARLVAERIVAMAKAHGIPIVEDPPLARALYKAVSIGRPIPIHLYKAVAEILAYVYQMSGKRKAAR, encoded by the coding sequence ATGCCGTCAGATGACGCCAAGGACCGGACCGAATCCGCGACGAGTAAGCGCCGCCAGGAGGCCAGAGGGCGGGGCCAGGTCGCTCGCAGCCAAGATCTCAACGCGGCGTTGCTGATGCTCAGCGGCATCCTGACCTTCTACGTGCTTGGCGGCTCGCTGGTCGCCGATCTGGTAGGGTTGATGCGCTTTTACTTCGGGCAAGGTCTCGGCGGAGAGCTGACGGTGCCGCGTGTTCAGCAGACGATGTTCAGCGCCTCGTTGCGGATGGCGACGATGCTGGCGCCGTTGATGGGCACGTTGGTTGTCGTTGCCTACGTCTCCAGTGTGGCGCAGGTCGGCTTCCTGACAAATTCCAGCGCCTTATCGCTGAAGTGGGAACGGCTGAACCCGGCTACAGGCTTCAAGCGGCTCTTTGCGCCTGGGCGAACGCTTATAGAGACGATTAAGTCAATCCTGAAGTTTGCTCTGGTCGGTTTTCTCGTCTATCGAACCTTGAGCGGCCATCTATCGGAGATCCCCCTCCTCATGGATATGACGCCGATGCAGACGTTGACCTGGCTGGGTCAGATCTGTTTTCAACTCGCCCTTCGAGTCGGTCTGGCGTTTCTGACGTTGGCCGCCCTGGATTACGGCTGGCAGCGGTGGCAGTTCGAGAAATCGATCCGGATGACGAAGGAAGAGGTGAAGGAGGAGATGAAGCAGACCGAAGGCGACCCTGCCGTTAAGGGACGGATCAAGGGCCTGCAGCGGCAAGCGGCCATGCACCGGATGATGACGGATGTCCCGAAGGCGGATGTGGTCATAGTGAACCCGATCCACTTCGCCGTCGCCATGCGGTACGATTCGACCTCGATGGAGGCGCCGACGGTGGTGGCGAAAGGGGCCAGACTGGTGGCCGAGCGGATTGTGGCGATGGCCAAGGCGCACGGGATTCCGATCGTAGAGGACCCCCCCTTGGCCCGTGCTCTCTATAAAGCCGTCTCTATAGGCCGTCCGATTCCGATCCACCTGTATAAGGCGGTGGCGGAGATCCTGGCTTACGTCTATCAGATGAGCGGGAAACGAAAGGCAGCTCGATGA
- the fliQ gene encoding Flagellar biosynthetic protein fliQ encodes MNPQVVIDLGSQALQLILLLAAPILAAGLIVGLLISILQAVTSIQEQTLAFVPKIVVVFVALILFLPWMMRTMLSFTTSLLINLPLYGR; translated from the coding sequence ATGAACCCACAGGTCGTGATCGATCTGGGCTCGCAGGCTCTGCAGCTCATCCTGCTTCTCGCGGCTCCGATCCTTGCCGCCGGTCTTATCGTGGGATTGCTGATCAGTATTCTTCAGGCCGTAACCTCAATCCAGGAGCAAACGCTCGCCTTTGTCCCGAAGATTGTGGTGGTGTTTGTGGCGCTGATACTCTTTTTGCCGTGGATGATGAGAACGATGCTGTCGTTCACCACGTCGCTGCTCATCAACTTGCCGTTGTACGGGCGGTAG